The nucleotide sequence GGCGCCAGCTGGTTGGCGATCAGCTGGCCGGTGTGGTTGAGTTCCTGGCGCAGGTCCTGAAGGCGAGCGAACGTGAAAAAACCGGTCAGCAGCAGCGTCAGCACCAGCGCTGGTCCCAGACTGATCAACTGGGTTCGGGTATGAATGTCCCAGCCGCGGCGCAAGTTCATCGCCGCGCTACTCGAGCAAGGTGCGAGAAGACAGCTAACTCACAGTCGCCGGTAAGTGGCGGGAGACGGCGCATCCATTGGCCTCGTGTGGGCTCGTCCGTGGGATGTGAACGCATGCTAAAACTCTAGTTCGGGCTGCAGGAAATATAGCAATCGGGCTTCCACCATAACCGGGATGCCGTTTGAAGTGCCTCTGCCACTACTCTATTTGAGCAAAATTAGCAGAATAATCAGTATCTTCTGGCTCGCGTAGGCAAATGCTAGCTGCCCGCCAGACGCTCCGTATAATGCTCGCAACGGCTTTTTAATGTGATAGCCACACGGATTCTTTATGACTGAGCAACAACCCATTGCCGTCCTTGGTGGCGGTAGTTTCGGTACTGCGGTGGCTAATTTGCTGGCTGAGAATGGCCAGTTGGTGCGTCTGTGGATGCGCGATCCCGAGCAAGCGGAGGCCATTCGGGTTACGCGGGAGAATCCTCGTTATCTGAAGGGCGTAAAAGTTCATCCGAGCGTGACGCCAAGCGTTGATCTCGCCGCGACGTTGGTGGCCTGCGAGCTGTTTTTCGTGGCCATTCCATCCAGTGCCTTGCGCACCGTACTGCAGCCGCATGGCGCGCAGTTGGCGGGCAAGCAACTGATCAGCCTGACCAAAGGCATCGAGGCGCAGAGCTTTAAGCTGATGAGCCAGATTCTCGAGGAGGTCGCGCCGCAGGCCCATATCGGCGTGCTATCCGGGCCCAATCTGGCCAAGGAAATCGCCGAACACGCGCTCACCGCGACGGTGGTGGCCAGTGAGGATGAAGCACTTTGCGCGCGCGTTCAGGCAGTCCTGCATGGCCGCACTTTTCGGGTTTACGCGAGCGGCGACCGCTTCGGTGTCGAGCTGGGCGGGGCGCTGAAGAATGTCTACGCGATCATCGCCGGCATGGCCGCTGCGCTTGGCATGGGCGAGAACACCAAAAGCATGCTGATCACCCGTGCCCTGGCCGAAATGACGCGCTTTGCGGTCAAGCTCGGGGCCAATCCGATGACGTTTCTGGGGCTGGCTGGCGTGGGCGATCTGATCGTCACCTGCACATCGCCGAAAAGCCGCAATTATCAGGTCGGCTTCGCCCTGGGCGAGGGATTGAGCTTGGAGGAAGCGGTAACCCGGCTCGGTGAAGTCGCCGAAGGGGTTAATACCCTGAAGGTGCTCAAGGCTAAGGCGGAGGAATTGCAGATCTACATGCCGCTGGTGGCTGGCCTGCATGCGATTTTGTTTGAAGGGCGTACTCTGACGCAGGTTATCGAGCTGTTGATGCGCGGCGAGCCGAAGACCGATGTGGACTTTATTTCGCTCAGCGGCTTCTAAGTCGGCGGGTTTCAGTAATTGACGCAATTATGAAGAGGGAAACGCCATGAACGACACCAATGAACTGCAGCACGAGTCTATTGTGCTGCGCATTCTGTGGATGGTGGTTTTTGTCATTATCTGGCAGCTAGCCGAGCTGGTGCTCGGGGCGGTAGTCCTGTTGCAACTGGGTTATCGCCTGTTCTACAGCGCACCCAACGCCAGCCTGTTGGGTTTGGGCGACAGCCTCAGCCAGTATCTGGCGCAGATCGGCCGCTTCGGTACCTTCAATAGCGACATCAAACCCTGGCCTTTCGCTGATTGGCCGACCCCGCAAGCGCCAGAAGGCGAGGCTGCTCACGCGGTGCCTCCAGCGCCGCACCCGGTGCGTGACGAAGAGCCCAAGCTATGAGGTTGTGGTTGTTGCGCCACGGCGAAGCAGAGCCGCACGCGCGCACCGATGCCGAGCGGCATCTGACCAAGCGCGGGCGCAAGGAAGTGCTGCAAAGCAGCGCGCAATTGGATGGTCGGCCGCTGGCGGCGATCCTCGCCAGTCCATATATCCGCGCGCAGCAGACCGCCGAACTGGTGCGCGAGGCGTTGGGCGTGCGCGTGTCGATCACCACGGTGCCCTGGCTGACTCCGGACAGCTCACCCGCCGAGGCCTTGCGGCATCTCGACGAGTACGCTGAACGTGAGGTGTTGCTGGTCAGTCACCAGCCATTTATCGGTGACCTGGGAGGGCTGTTGGTACACGGCCATCGTCAGCAGCCCCTACCGATGAGCACCGCCAGCCTTGCCGAACTGGATGGCGACATCTTTGCGGCCGGCAGTATGGATTTGCTCGCGCTGGTGCATCCGCACTAACGTCGTGATCTGGCAAGACGACTACACACGGAAACATTTCTCCGGTTGCACCTCGGGTTTGTGCATGGAATATTCGACCAAGCAAGTGCTTGGTTGACTGTCTCCATAACAAAAACAAGGAGGATGTCGTGGCTAATGCAGTTCGATTGCCGTTGGAAGTGTTCTACGAGCGCGAAGCTCGACACCCGAATAAGCGTTATCTGGTGCAGCCGCTGGGCGGCGACCAGGTCGAAGAACTGAGCTGGTCCGATGTCGGCGACCAGGCACGCCGCGCCGCCAACTGGCTACGCGCCCGCGAACTGCCCGCCGGCAGTCGCATCGCAATCATCTCCAAGAACTGCGCGCACTGGATCGTCGCCGACCTGGCGATCTGGATGGCTGGGCACATCTCGGTGCCGCTGTATCCGAATCTGAGCGCCGAATCGACCCGCCAGGTACTCGAGCATTCCGAGTCGATGCTGGTACTCATCGGCAAGTTGGACGATTGGCCGTCCATGGTGGCGGGCGTGCCTTCCGGTGTGCCGACCATAGCGTTGCCGCTGCATCCGCCAGGTCAGTTCGACTATCAGTGGAGCGACCTGCAAGCCAGCGCGCCGATCCGCGACAACCCGTCGCCAACGGCCGATCAACTGGCCACGATCATCTACACCTCCGGGACCACCGGCACCCCGAAAGGCGTGATGCACACCTTCGGTAACTTTGGTTTTGCCGGTAGTAACGGCATGCAGATGTTCCAGAGCAGCGAGAACGATCGGCTGATTTCTTATCTGCCCCTGTGTCATGTGGCGGAGCGCATGTTCGTTGAGCTGGGGTCCCTGTATAGCGGGGCAGCGGTGTTCTTCGCCGAAAGCCTGGATACCTTCCTGGAAGACCTCAAGCGTGCCCGGCCGACCTTGATGTTCGGTGTGCCGCGCATTTGGTCCAAGTTTCAAATGGGCGTGTACAGCAAGATGCCGGCGGCCAAGCTGGACTTCCTTCTGCGCCTGCCGATCATCGGTCGCATCGTTGGCCGCAAAGTGCTCACCGGTCTTGGCCTGGATGCGGTGCGCCTAGCGCTATGCGGTGCTGCGCCCGTGCCGCAAGCGCTGTTGAACTGGTATCAACGCATGGGCCTGGAAGTGCTCGAGGTCTATGGCATGACCGAGAACTGCGGTTATTCCCATCTGTGCCGGAAGGGCAAGATCAAGACTGGCTGGATCGGCCAACCAAGTCTGGGCGTCGAGGTGCGTATCGCTGACGACGGTGAACTGCAGGTGCGCAGCGGCGCGACCATGCAGGGCTATTTCAAAGACTCGGAAAAGACTGCCGAAACCATCACCGCGGACGGTTATCTACGTACCGGCGACAAGGGTGAAGAGGACGCCGACGGCTACCTGCGGCTGACCGGACGGCTCAAGGAAATCTTCAAGACCAGCAAGGGCAAATATGTCGCCCCAGCACCGATCGAAAACCGTTTGGCGGTGCATCCGCTGATCGAGCAGGTGTGCGTGGTTGGCGACAGCCTGCCGCAACCGCTGGCCTTGTGCGTGCTGTCTGAAGTCGGCCGGCGCTCGGTGCAGGGCGGCACCCGCGGCGATCTGGAAAGCAGTTTCCGCACCCTGCTAGACGACGTGAACAAGGTGCTCGACAAGCATGAGCGGCTGCTCACCCTGGTCCTCCTGCAGGACAACTGGGCGGTCGAAAATGGCTTTCTCACGCCCACCCTGAAGATCAAGCGCAATGTCGTGGAAGGCACCTATCAGCCGCATTTCCAAGAGTGGCTGGATCGTCGTGAAACGGTGCTCTGGCATGGCTAACAGGCCGTTGAAAAATGTAGCCGAGGCAGCCGAGACAAGGCAAAAACGGCCGAAAAAGCGCAGTTTACGCGCTGTAAATGAGCATTTTGAGGCCGTTTTTAACGCCGTATCGGCAACGTAGGTAGTTTTTCAACGGCCTGTTAAGGAGTTTTCATGAGCC is from Pseudomonas sp. LS44 and encodes:
- a CDS encoding AMP-binding protein → MANAVRLPLEVFYEREARHPNKRYLVQPLGGDQVEELSWSDVGDQARRAANWLRARELPAGSRIAIISKNCAHWIVADLAIWMAGHISVPLYPNLSAESTRQVLEHSESMLVLIGKLDDWPSMVAGVPSGVPTIALPLHPPGQFDYQWSDLQASAPIRDNPSPTADQLATIIYTSGTTGTPKGVMHTFGNFGFAGSNGMQMFQSSENDRLISYLPLCHVAERMFVELGSLYSGAAVFFAESLDTFLEDLKRARPTLMFGVPRIWSKFQMGVYSKMPAAKLDFLLRLPIIGRIVGRKVLTGLGLDAVRLALCGAAPVPQALLNWYQRMGLEVLEVYGMTENCGYSHLCRKGKIKTGWIGQPSLGVEVRIADDGELQVRSGATMQGYFKDSEKTAETITADGYLRTGDKGEEDADGYLRLTGRLKEIFKTSKGKYVAPAPIENRLAVHPLIEQVCVVGDSLPQPLALCVLSEVGRRSVQGGTRGDLESSFRTLLDDVNKVLDKHERLLTLVLLQDNWAVENGFLTPTLKIKRNVVEGTYQPHFQEWLDRRETVLWHG
- the sixA gene encoding phosphohistidine phosphatase SixA, with amino-acid sequence MRLWLLRHGEAEPHARTDAERHLTKRGRKEVLQSSAQLDGRPLAAILASPYIRAQQTAELVREALGVRVSITTVPWLTPDSSPAEALRHLDEYAEREVLLVSHQPFIGDLGGLLVHGHRQQPLPMSTASLAELDGDIFAAGSMDLLALVHPH
- a CDS encoding NAD(P)H-dependent glycerol-3-phosphate dehydrogenase, which encodes MTEQQPIAVLGGGSFGTAVANLLAENGQLVRLWMRDPEQAEAIRVTRENPRYLKGVKVHPSVTPSVDLAATLVACELFFVAIPSSALRTVLQPHGAQLAGKQLISLTKGIEAQSFKLMSQILEEVAPQAHIGVLSGPNLAKEIAEHALTATVVASEDEALCARVQAVLHGRTFRVYASGDRFGVELGGALKNVYAIIAGMAAALGMGENTKSMLITRALAEMTRFAVKLGANPMTFLGLAGVGDLIVTCTSPKSRNYQVGFALGEGLSLEEAVTRLGEVAEGVNTLKVLKAKAEELQIYMPLVAGLHAILFEGRTLTQVIELLMRGEPKTDVDFISLSGF
- a CDS encoding DUF4389 domain-containing protein, which gives rise to MNDTNELQHESIVLRILWMVVFVIIWQLAELVLGAVVLLQLGYRLFYSAPNASLLGLGDSLSQYLAQIGRFGTFNSDIKPWPFADWPTPQAPEGEAAHAVPPAPHPVRDEEPKL